A single genomic interval of Halorubrum aethiopicum harbors:
- a CDS encoding fumarylacetoacetate hydrolase family protein, whose protein sequence is MHYARFRDPAGSVRKGRYDPETETVAFGDDVYDFDDPDIDVLPPVDPSKIVCIGRNYAEHAAELGNDVPDRPLLFLKGPNALAGHGDTVTAPEGKDRIDWEAEFVVVIGESCKDVAAEDAMDVVEGFTCMNDVSNRDDQNREQNWVRGKAFDNSAPLGPVVATPDEVPDEASVELHVNGEQKQDGHLGQLIFDVPTLIEEITTYLTLEEGDVIATGTPDGVGPLSDGDTVEVTVEGVGTLEHDVKIP, encoded by the coding sequence ATGCACTACGCACGGTTCCGCGACCCGGCCGGATCGGTTCGGAAAGGACGCTACGACCCCGAGACCGAGACGGTCGCGTTCGGCGACGACGTGTACGACTTCGACGACCCCGACATCGACGTACTGCCGCCCGTCGACCCCTCGAAGATCGTCTGTATCGGCCGCAACTACGCGGAACACGCCGCCGAACTCGGCAACGACGTGCCCGACCGACCGCTGCTCTTCTTGAAGGGACCCAACGCGCTCGCAGGCCACGGCGACACCGTCACCGCCCCCGAGGGGAAAGACCGGATCGACTGGGAAGCGGAGTTCGTCGTCGTGATCGGCGAGTCGTGTAAGGATGTCGCGGCCGAGGACGCGATGGACGTCGTCGAGGGGTTCACCTGTATGAACGACGTCTCGAACCGGGACGACCAGAACCGCGAGCAGAACTGGGTCCGCGGGAAGGCGTTCGACAACTCCGCCCCGCTCGGTCCCGTCGTCGCGACGCCCGACGAGGTGCCCGACGAGGCGAGCGTCGAGCTCCACGTGAACGGCGAGCAGAAACAGGACGGCCACCTCGGCCAGCTGATCTTCGACGTGCCGACGCTGATCGAGGAGATCACGACGTACCTGACCTTGGAGGAGGGCGACGTGATCGCCACGGGCACCCCCGACGGCGTCGGTCCGCTCTCGGACGGCGACACGGTCGAGGTCACCGTCGAGGGCGTCGGCACGCTCGAACACGACGTCAAGATCCCCTGA
- a CDS encoding zinc ribbon domain-containing protein codes for MPSEPSVSGVSSACPACGESVPAGASFCPDCGVDIDASLPARCPDCEERFADDDRFCSNCGAARSGSRTATSTASESRRAPGSEPSASRSDRSASRGSPSDESQRAFRWRVQEHLDAGWEIERDDGDRVVLVDRGIGSAGVHVLLFLTTGGIGNVLYAWWHYSELAERLRLVRGDSTTPRPPSNAGEGTVETVSAYLLSGLLLLIGGWIAAVAAIGGSSGFALIGIGFALLGAGTAPPVRRRLKRRHGLAAFGRLRTVDHRVLRPTERVEEPCVVCGEAFDRGLVRRRRDETVVAGVPLLTHDERYNHYCAGCAREELFGPGEVPIDDATDIDRETAASDIDRETAASEADESETTEATQSGVPGETNTDPARER; via the coding sequence ATGCCCTCCGAGCCCAGCGTCAGCGGCGTGTCCTCCGCGTGTCCGGCGTGCGGCGAGTCGGTGCCCGCCGGAGCGAGCTTCTGTCCCGACTGCGGCGTCGACATCGACGCCTCCCTCCCCGCCCGCTGTCCCGACTGCGAGGAACGATTCGCCGACGACGACCGGTTCTGTTCGAACTGCGGCGCGGCGCGGTCGGGATCGCGGACGGCGACCTCGACCGCGTCAGAGTCCCGCCGAGCCCCCGGTTCGGAGCCGTCCGCCTCCCGTTCGGACCGATCCGCGTCTCGGGGCTCGCCTTCGGACGAGAGTCAGCGCGCCTTCCGCTGGCGGGTCCAAGAGCACCTCGACGCCGGCTGGGAGATCGAACGGGACGACGGCGACCGCGTCGTCCTCGTCGACAGGGGGATCGGCTCCGCCGGCGTCCACGTCCTCCTGTTCTTGACCACCGGCGGGATCGGGAACGTCCTGTACGCCTGGTGGCACTACTCCGAACTGGCCGAGCGGCTCCGGCTCGTCCGGGGCGATTCGACGACTCCCCGCCCTCCGTCGAACGCCGGCGAGGGAACGGTCGAGACCGTCTCCGCGTATCTGTTGAGCGGGCTGCTGTTGCTGATCGGCGGCTGGATCGCGGCGGTCGCGGCCATCGGCGGATCGTCGGGATTCGCGCTGATCGGGATCGGGTTCGCCCTGCTCGGTGCCGGGACGGCCCCGCCGGTCCGTCGGCGGCTGAAACGGCGACACGGCCTCGCGGCGTTCGGCCGGCTCCGCACCGTCGACCACCGGGTGCTACGGCCGACGGAGCGGGTCGAGGAGCCCTGCGTCGTCTGCGGGGAGGCGTTCGACCGCGGGCTCGTCCGCCGCCGTCGCGACGAGACGGTGGTGGCGGGAGTTCCCCTTTTGACCCACGACGAGCGGTACAACCACTACTGCGCCGGGTGCGCCCGCGAGGAACTGTTCGGGCCCGGCGAGGTCCCGATCGACGACGCGACGGACATCGATCGGGAAACGGCTGCGTCGGACATCGACCGGGAGACGGCGGCGTCGGAAGCGGACGAATCGGAGACGACGGAAGCAACGCAGTCGGGGGTCCCGGGGGAGACGAACACGGATCCGGCGCGGGAGCGCTGA
- a CDS encoding metal-dependent hydrolase has product MELTWHGHSTWHVVVDETELLIDPHFDNPKTDVDPEELDPDYLLLTHGHTDHISDADRYEDATVVATPELVGYVQDTFGHEHAVGGMGMNIGGTVECGDAWVTMVRADHSNGIDTGYGTSAGMPTGFVIGDKKPTQESDPDCTTFYHAGDTGLMSEMVDVIAPYLEPDAAALPAGDHFTMGPAGAGIAADWVGADVVFPMHYDTFPPIEIETREFVNEVKAAGAAAEPVILEGDETYTL; this is encoded by the coding sequence ATGGAGCTCACTTGGCACGGCCACTCGACGTGGCACGTCGTCGTCGACGAGACCGAACTACTGATCGACCCGCACTTCGACAACCCGAAGACCGACGTCGACCCCGAGGAGCTCGACCCGGACTATCTCCTCTTGACGCACGGGCACACGGACCACATCTCCGACGCCGACCGGTACGAGGACGCGACGGTGGTCGCGACCCCCGAGCTGGTCGGGTACGTTCAGGACACCTTCGGCCACGAGCACGCCGTGGGCGGCATGGGGATGAACATCGGCGGCACCGTCGAGTGCGGCGACGCGTGGGTGACGATGGTGCGCGCGGACCACTCGAACGGGATCGACACGGGGTACGGCACCTCCGCGGGGATGCCCACGGGCTTCGTGATCGGCGACAAGAAGCCGACCCAGGAGTCGGACCCCGACTGTACGACGTTCTACCACGCCGGCGACACCGGCCTCATGTCCGAGATGGTCGACGTGATCGCCCCGTACCTCGAGCCGGACGCCGCCGCGCTGCCCGCCGGCGACCACTTCACGATGGGGCCGGCCGGGGCCGGCATCGCCGCCGACTGGGTTGGTGCCGACGTGGTGTTCCCGATGCACTACGACACGTTCCCGCCGATCGAGATCGAGACGCGGGAGTTCGTCAACGAGGTGAAGGCGGCCGGCGCGGCCGCCGAGCCCGTGATCCTGGAGGGAGACGAGACCTACACGCTCTGA
- a CDS encoding OsmC family protein: MSDIETTTVCEEGYACTSQVGEFDLQIDATDETGPNPNAVLVATYASCFIPAFRVGGGQRGEDDLGKVQIDASAELDDDDDLESIAFDLHVEADLDNDTAAEIVERGEDICHVHSAVREELQADIAVHSGAF, encoded by the coding sequence ATGTCCGACATCGAGACCACCACCGTCTGCGAGGAGGGATACGCGTGTACGAGCCAGGTCGGCGAGTTCGACCTTCAGATCGACGCGACCGACGAGACCGGCCCGAACCCGAACGCCGTCCTCGTCGCGACGTACGCCTCCTGTTTCATCCCCGCGTTCCGCGTCGGCGGCGGCCAGCGCGGCGAGGACGACCTCGGGAAGGTACAGATCGACGCGAGCGCGGAGCTCGACGACGACGACGACCTCGAATCGATCGCCTTCGACCTCCACGTCGAGGCCGACCTCGACAACGACACCGCCGCGGAGATCGTCGAGCGCGGCGAGGACATCTGTCACGTCCACTCGGCGGTTCGCGAGGAGCTTCAGGCCGACATCGCCGTCCACTCGGGCGCGTTCTGA
- a CDS encoding DUF5518 domain-containing protein, protein MNADDTLLNAIIGAVATIALSFTGISPVLGGALAGYLDGGDTGDGLRIGAVSGAIASIPVVGFLLLVLLVLPFLGVFGFPIEAGIAVGGVVVFGVIVVVGGIAYTVALSALGGLLGVYLKEEL, encoded by the coding sequence GTGAACGCCGACGATACCCTCCTCAACGCGATCATCGGCGCGGTCGCGACGATCGCCCTCTCGTTTACCGGGATCTCGCCGGTCCTCGGCGGCGCGCTCGCCGGCTATCTCGACGGCGGCGACACCGGCGACGGGCTCCGGATCGGCGCGGTCTCCGGCGCGATAGCGTCCATCCCGGTCGTCGGATTCCTGCTACTCGTGCTGCTCGTGCTCCCGTTTCTGGGAGTCTTCGGGTTCCCGATCGAGGCCGGCATCGCCGTCGGGGGCGTCGTCGTATTCGGAGTGATCGTCGTGGTCGGCGGGATCGCCTACACCGTGGCACTGAGCGCGCTCGGCGGGCTCCTCGGCGTGTACCTGAAAGAGGAGCTGTGA
- a CDS encoding M24 family metallopeptidase has protein sequence MNRTQLDRLLGGLDTDGYLLDASQDDANQLYLSGFTGPDPFLTLHADGEVHLLVSGLEYGRARTEAAADTVQRHADYDYEYGGREERYDMYARFVRDKDVGSVSVPPRSPVGTADALRERGIDVVVDGDDLLGEARAVKTDEEIDAIREAQRANEAAMRAAESLLAAADVAGRGSGDGSGDEAADVAVDESDAAGETVEPGTLLHDGEPLTSERVAEEIEVALLRRGCALDETIVAGGAQAADPHDRGSGPLRANEPIIVDVFPRSKATKYHADMTRTFCVGEPDPEAREWYDLTERALEAALDAVEPGATGEEVHAAACEVYEAAGEPTFRTDPETETGFIHSTGHGIGLDVHESPRLASGAGELEPGHVVTVEPGLYDPAVGGVRLEDLVVVTEDGHENLTDYPLEFVV, from the coding sequence ATGAACCGGACGCAACTCGACCGCCTCCTCGGCGGCCTCGACACCGACGGCTACCTGCTCGACGCCTCACAGGACGACGCGAACCAGCTGTACCTCTCGGGCTTTACGGGTCCCGACCCCTTCCTCACCCTCCACGCCGACGGCGAGGTCCACCTGCTCGTCTCCGGGCTCGAGTACGGCCGCGCGCGCACGGAGGCGGCCGCCGACACGGTCCAGCGCCACGCCGACTACGACTACGAGTACGGCGGGCGCGAGGAGCGCTACGACATGTACGCCCGGTTCGTGAGGGACAAGGACGTGGGATCGGTCTCCGTGCCGCCGCGGAGCCCCGTCGGGACCGCGGACGCGCTCAGGGAGCGGGGGATCGACGTCGTCGTCGACGGCGACGACCTTCTCGGCGAGGCACGGGCGGTCAAGACCGACGAGGAGATAGACGCGATCCGGGAGGCCCAGCGCGCGAACGAGGCGGCGATGCGCGCCGCGGAGTCGCTGCTCGCCGCGGCCGACGTGGCCGGCCGCGGGAGCGGTGACGGGAGCGGGGACGAGGCGGCAGACGTCGCCGTCGACGAGAGCGACGCCGCCGGCGAGACCGTCGAGCCGGGCACGCTCCTCCACGACGGGGAGCCGCTCACCAGCGAGCGGGTCGCGGAGGAGATCGAGGTCGCGCTGTTGCGCCGCGGCTGCGCGCTCGACGAGACCATCGTCGCCGGGGGCGCGCAGGCCGCGGACCCCCACGACCGGGGGTCGGGGCCGCTCCGGGCGAACGAGCCGATCATCGTCGACGTCTTCCCGCGGTCGAAGGCGACGAAGTACCACGCCGACATGACGCGGACGTTCTGCGTCGGCGAGCCCGACCCCGAGGCCCGCGAGTGGTACGACCTCACCGAGCGTGCGCTCGAGGCCGCCCTCGACGCCGTGGAGCCGGGCGCGACCGGCGAGGAGGTCCACGCCGCCGCCTGCGAGGTGTACGAGGCCGCTGGCGAGCCGACCTTCCGGACCGACCCCGAGACCGAGACCGGGTTCATCCACTCGACGGGCCACGGAATCGGCCTCGACGTCCACGAGTCGCCCCGGCTCGCGAGCGGTGCCGGCGAGCTGGAGCCGGGCCACGTCGTCACCGTCGAGCCCGGCCTCTACGACCCCGCGGTGGGCGGCGTCCGGCTCGAGGACCTCGTCGTCGTCACCGAGGACGGCCACGAGAACCTCACCGACTACCCGCTCGAGTTCGTCGTCTGA
- a CDS encoding transcription initiation factor IIB: MSDNVRTYTAEHVDEEQEPESAADEELRCPECGGQLATDTEHGETVCADCGLVVEEDEIDRGPEWRAFDSREKDEKSRVGAPTTNMMHDKGLSTNIGWQDKDAYGKSLSSRQREKMQRLRTWNERFRTRDSKERNLKQALGEIDRMASALGLPDNVRETASVIYRRALDEDLLPGRSIEGVSTASLYAAARQAGTPRSLDEIAGVSRVEKDEIARTYRYVVRELKLEIQPADPESYVPRFASDLGLSDESERRARGLLDTAKSQGLHSGKSPVGLAAAAVYAAALLTNEKVTQSEVSEVANISEVTIRNRYHELLEAEDGITVN, encoded by the coding sequence ATGAGCGACAACGTTCGAACCTACACGGCGGAGCACGTCGACGAGGAACAGGAACCCGAGTCAGCCGCGGACGAGGAGCTGCGCTGCCCCGAGTGCGGCGGCCAGCTCGCGACGGACACCGAACACGGCGAGACGGTGTGTGCGGACTGCGGGCTCGTCGTCGAGGAGGACGAGATAGACCGCGGGCCGGAGTGGCGCGCGTTCGACTCCCGCGAGAAGGACGAGAAGTCCCGCGTGGGCGCGCCCACGACGAACATGATGCACGACAAGGGGCTCTCGACCAACATCGGCTGGCAGGACAAGGACGCCTACGGGAAGTCGCTCTCGAGCCGCCAGCGCGAGAAGATGCAGCGGCTCCGCACCTGGAACGAGCGGTTCCGGACGCGCGACTCGAAGGAGCGGAACCTGAAACAGGCGCTCGGCGAGATCGACCGGATGGCCTCGGCGCTCGGACTGCCGGACAACGTCCGCGAGACCGCGAGCGTCATCTACCGCCGCGCGCTCGACGAGGACCTCCTTCCCGGCCGATCCATCGAGGGCGTCTCGACGGCGTCGCTGTACGCCGCGGCCCGACAGGCCGGCACGCCCCGAAGCCTCGACGAGATCGCCGGCGTCTCGCGGGTGGAGAAGGACGAGATCGCCCGGACGTACCGCTACGTCGTCCGCGAGCTCAAACTGGAGATCCAGCCGGCAGACCCCGAGAGCTACGTCCCGCGGTTCGCCTCCGACCTCGGGCTCTCCGACGAGTCGGAGCGTCGGGCCCGGGGGCTCCTCGACACCGCGAAGTCGCAGGGGCTCCACTCCGGGAAGTCGCCGGTCGGCCTCGCGGCCGCCGCCGTCTACGCCGCCGCCCTCCTCACCAACGAGAAGGTGACCCAGAGCGAGGTGAGCGAGGTCGCGAACATCTCCGAGGTCACCATCCGCAACCGCTACCACGAGCTGCTCGAGGCCGAGGACGGCATCACCGTCAACTGA